Sequence from the Vicia villosa cultivar HV-30 ecotype Madison, WI unplaced genomic scaffold, Vvil1.0 ctg.000316F_1_1_1, whole genome shotgun sequence genome:
AGTTAGATCTGATTTGATAAGAATTTCGTCTGAGTTCCATGCCAGGAGGGCACTCGTTCACACAGGGTACACACAATATCTCTACAGATAACTCCCACCATACCAGGACATCATGGCTACAACGACAATCTCAAAATATGTTCAACCTGCCGTTGTTGCAGATAATCCACTAGTTCAATCCACCTAAGTACCTAACGCCTAGCGTAGTTCTACGACTTCACTCGGGGTTAGATGAATCACAACTAGTAGGAAACCAAGGATCACTACACTCTACATTCTCATTCATTCAGTTGTctcctagcgtagttctaggactcaCGCATTTCCGAATGAGCATGAAGATGCAATAATTCCTTTCACTAGAACAGATGTCTAGGAAATTGCCCAATTGGAGGTCACCACTTCCACTTGTTCGATCAGCCCTTCACTGGGTAACTACCTACTACTTAGGGTACACCAGAACGAGTCAGAGCGTAGCTCCTTATCTATACAAGTACTTCCCAAGCCAGATTGACTAAAAGATCCAATATCTCTATCCAACTCCCAGAAGTCGTCCATTAAATCGTTTCTCCATTCATGTCTCCTACTGACACCATGATCGAGCAATGAACTCCTTAACTGTTATAAGCTGAGCTCTATCACAGAATTCCCTTACTAAGTTCCTACCAAAGTGTCTCGTGAATTGCCTCCATCACTACAAGAATCCAGAGAAGGTTCACTCCGTCCAATCGAAATCTTAGAACTTCCGATCATCTCAAACCTTACTACGATAGTTGGGTTGTCCCTAATTCCTCGACCAACACTCCTCGAGCCGTTCAGATCTTACGCATCCTCGTAGTGGCTCCACCACGATCTTATCTATCGCATATACAGTCAGTGAGCTGGCCAGGCTCAACGAATGAATACTACGATAGTAAAAAATCGGGCTAGCAACACATACGTGTGAGGGAGAAAAGAATTGCTATTGATGTCTCATGGCAGGGACaaggatcgacctgctctgataccaactgtaacaccccatacatataggtctagaataatatgcagtgatgttataaatggtacaagaaacatacataagcgaaAAAGACAAGaatttaaaatcatatacaattcaagttTCCCTAATAAATGTATATAATCAACTTGTCTTCAATAATACACAGCGGAAAGATAACATCTGACGAGGTCTTTCTGCCATTTGCTTGTCCATAGTCTTCAAAGCAATCCTTCAAGCAATCAGTTTacttctaacctgttcctgaaaaatattaagatgattggggtgagattactaaatctcagtgagttcccctatcttatgggctCGCTCAGTTCTACAAGGTTCATGCAATcaaacggattcaccgagaatccgggttttcctcacggctgggtacaagtacaaacaaggatagaccaccattggaagtcccataactatccaatgaggcagCAACAATAATCAcaagccaagtacaaacagatatgcagacccgtacccatgtacgaggaatccaggagtaagttactTGCCTGCTACATAGACTACgcatccacaccctcggtgagttacctCTCATGCCTAAATGTCGAGAGACTTGTACATGCACATCGCAAGTGAATCGGATAAGTCCTACGTGGTTTACCCGTGACGAGTTACAGCGGTGACTTGCCTACATGGCTTCACGGCCCCGTCAATCACCATACGCCAATGTGATCGCTACAATGTACAAAACGCCATCACGACTACATGAgctcaccgggcgaaagcctagtaataTTGTCTACatgacatcactagaggtgagtttacTGAGAAGTGCATCCTATATGGTACCACTacctcaccataccaagcacgcagatGTTTACCTGCTAGAGGAACGCCATAGAAGACCCTCTCAgcgcatcgcaatggtagctcaggtgcgtaaGACATACCAAGATCACACAACAAGGTATCCCAGACCACACAGCAAGGCACGAACTAAAGATCACACAGCAATAGTCGTGGTCTTAAGCGATTTATCGTCTATTAGCCAGGCCTAccccgattcaagcatacacacatcaccgagatcacacagcacggtataagccatcacacaggcaatcacattcgaatgttcaaccggaacaaacggGAAACAAATGCATAACTATACATAACATTACATGTGATTTATAACTCATCCAACATGCATATCGACGTCATAACCATAATGTAATCATGCATTTAAACACATATTTACTCTAACAATTCCATGATAATTCTCAATCCAAAACAAGAGGCTTTCGGTtcccaattctgaacgaaattgcACTCAATAGGGAAATTATCAATTCtgtatcagactagttcgctacagcgaacttctgttcgctacagcgaactcaaacagaagctaaacttcttcaaatccaggtcagttcgctacagcgaactcccagcgaagccccgattcgctacagcgaaggaaagttcgctacagcgaataaatcaattcaactcccaggtttattcgctacaccattcgctacagcgaatgaaagttcgctgcagcgaactctgcaaaatcagcaaaatgcagaaacgcatttggggtccccaagccccaaatttctACATGCAGCCATTGATGATCGAATAATAAGCTATAGTAAACATGCATACACTCATTAGGATAACATTATACAACCTAATAGTTAGGGTAACATCCCAGTCTAAGTTCAACCCAAGGATAACATCTCATTGACATAAACTCAAGGCTAAATTGTGCATATTCTAAAACCAAGCAACACCTAATCATGTGCCATAATTTATATCTGCTTCAAAATCATGTTATCTAAGCAATATCACATAAAGCACTggaagacctttccaacgcttctgacggcactccgtttcgagttgtagaactcaagttatggtcaaTTTAGTGAAACACAAAAGTGCAGTCTGcagacattcgctgcagcgaacacagagttcgTTGTAGCGAACCTGACAGTGCAGAATACGAATTTGGGTTCTAACATCCATACTTTCCATCCCAATTCATCCCAAAACAAGCCCTAACATACAATGATGAACCAAGGCTTATATTAATCATCCAAAGCATAAGGAAGCATCATAAGAACGCATTTATATGAATTGATCAAGCATGCAACAAGTTATCTCAAACTAAACCCTTGACATGTAAGGTTCCCAAAATCCTACCCACATTTCCTAACTATGAAACTCACCTTATcccatgaagattctgagttgtaGAGATCAAAAGGATGGTAATGGTGCTCTCAAGGTTCTTCTTTGATCAAAACTCTACCTCCAATGTTGTCAAACCCGCATGCATGTCTTCCCTAAAAAATCAGCATCAAACCCTCTACTTCAAACGCATTTTTCTCCATGATACGGAACATGCAAGAGGCGACCCATATATGCAAATTGTAGAGAAATTCGTAAGCTTTCCAATGGCACCAGAATcagctcaatcggagttacgagcggaGAGTTATTACCTGATTAGTGAAGGCTGTACCATAGTTGCGAAAatggaggatgaagatgatgaacatgagTCTTCCTCTTCTCTCCCATGCTTCTAAGCTTCTCATTTCCTTTTCCAATTCTGATCCTTTCAGCCAAACAAACCCTTATAATGATATACTTTTTCTTTGGACCAATTTGCCCTTTAACTAAGCCATATTTACCAATATGCCACATGGTTCCTTTCTAACTAAATCCACTAGCTCTTCTTATAAGCAAATTCTTACATTGATACGGAATAGGACCAAACGTGCATTCTAATTTCCAATTatccaattaaatgataattactaGTGTCGGCAAATCGGGGTATTACAATCAGAATAAATCACACTTTAAATTAAAAGCTCTTTTAGTGACAAGGCATTTTGctagttttctattggatgacagtgtaaaataattttacactgtcagtgcatataaattaaactctttttaaatataaatacgtaaaataattttattgggatatattttttaaaaccatttaacttataatttaaattttatatatattatttaaatttaaatttaaatgtaaaagaaagagatttttaaaaatattatagttgATCATTGAAACCAAAGAAGTTttacattaatattttaatagactcaaaaaatataattgtaagtTTTAATAGATTGACATATGTGTTATTTGTCTacaaattataaaattgaaaaaCCTTTTAATAAATGTATTTATCCTATAATAAACTAAGAATTGAATTTCTAACATAAATAATAAACCATgacattatatttattaaaatttaaaaagttatttaTAACTCATTTAGTATGTAACATTCATAAAGTTAATAGTTTAGTAatcttttttatcttctttttgtgtcaaattaatttttaatatgttaCCCAGTTTTGATTCTTAATCCACTTTTAGTCAACTAAAAGACTAATGACTTTTGATATAATAGTATTATCTTTAACTTAACATTTTTAATACATTTACGgtcaaaaaaacattttaaatacatttacggtcaaaaattatttttaatacatttagAAATTGTTATAAATACGTTCAAAACTCAAGTTATCTTTCATTATGAAGATGGATGCACCAAAAATTTCTGCTATCAAATTTGGAGTCTTGCTAGTTTTTGTTCTCATTGCATTAGGTCATAAATCATGCTTTAGTTCCTATATCTTCTAAATTTTAGCTGAATATatcaattttttcaaatatttcatttataacattttttaaaCAATACATTTAATTACTCTCATAATTTTATCTTCAAATATTTCATATgatctttgttgataattataatattttgatttgtgTGTGGTAGATATGAGCAAAATATCAGATGCAGAAGGTGAGCTTTTTCCTCGCTGCAAGGATGACCAATTTTGTAAAGATCTTTTCCGAAATCCTAATGTCAGATGTATTAATTTTAGGTGTGTAAAAAAGCCACCTCAATTAAATGACAACACCAACACATGAATAAAATATCTAGACAATGTGATAATAAAAGATTGTTTTTAATGTAATAGCAATATAAAGGATTGTTTTTCATTGTTCATTCCAACATTATGATATGCAATAAAATTTAAGCTTTTAAGTTTAATTAgcatttttactaatttttttatttcatagattttctttattgattttcaaatataatttagtttaataataataataacaacgtGATTGTTATAAATTACATGATTATGGATGTCCATCAATTAAGAGATTTCATATTTCTTATTTATCATATATGTCCTATAAATATGACTCATATTGTATTTAAAATATTCAATGATAATGAAAACAATACAATAttctttctctcttctatttATTCTCTACTCTTATATTATATTGTTTCTATTAATTTCACAATATATTATATTGTTTCTATTAATTTCATaatacgttatcagcacgaaaccCTACTTGAAAAAAATAGAAGCCTTAACTATCagagaaaatattattttattcgtTTTCATTACTTTTGTTGAATTTTAATACTATATCTTATTGAATTATCAAATAATCTttgaaggattacaaaataatgtGTTTGTtatataatttctgaagaacATAACAAATATGCCTGAAGTATAGTAATGAATTTGGTATATAGTTTCTGAAAATTTTATCAAATATCTCTGAAGGATAATATTAAGTTTATTATATAGTTCCTAAAAAATTTATCAAACATCCCAAATGAGAGCAAAATGATAATTTATCATAtagtttcaaaaaaaatttatcaTGCATCCTGGAAggataacaaaataataaaaattattatataatttctgAATAACTTATCAAACATTCATGAATAATAgaaaaaacaataatttattatataattccGGAAGGATAGTTAtttactatataaataatttaacaaacatccatgaaggataagaaaataattatttattatatagttcTTAAAGAATTTATCAAGCATCCTTAAAGGATagcaaaataataatttatataatttctgaAGAATTTATAAAACATCGTAGAGGATTactcgaatatatatatatatatatatatatatatatatatatatatatatatatatatatatatatatatatatatatatatatatatatatatatatatatatatatatataattattattacttGAGGATTGATAAAAAATAACGAATTTGTCTTTATTGATTAGTTAAACAATCTCAAAAGGATTGCATCAATAATATTAAAGAATAATTGGTAAATTTAATGTGAATAACTTAATATTGTCTCATAACGGAATgttataattttgtgactaattTTTTAAGATtgacaaatatttattttataattaaatgttattaatttattattgatttgtgttattataattaatgtgttttatgtACTATATTTTTATTAGCAAGATTTAGAAACCATtgatttaaatgtcaaaattgtaattaaattgtatgccatcaattttttttttgaatatattttatacaaataATTCATTATTTACTATGACTTGAAACAAATTAGAAGAATATAATTATAtgtatcttaatatatataaatccaaggttgtcacgATGGCAACCCTAAccacatgtcaccttggtagTGTAATATCCTATTTAATTCTTTTTAGAATAAATGGTAATGACATTGGTTGAGATAGAACTAAATGGCAAAGTGGAcattatgacttagttaaaaggCAATTGCGACATTTCCCTCACCATAAGTTCTAAGGCTTGTTTGGTCTCTCACTTGTTCCAAAACAGATTCTTGGAGAGGGAGAGAAAGGGAGAAGCGTGAAAAGAGAAAGGAGAAGGAAGGGGCCAACCAAATCAACCATTGCATGCACCTTGATCAAGCTTAATCCACCTTTGATTCTTGATTTTCGCAGTCCTCCTTCAACCTaaggtgagtcctttagatagaaaATGGGATTTTATACATTTGGGAACTTTTGGGGTTTAAGGGTTTGAGAGATAATGCATAAACCCTTGCTAATAACCTGTTTCTGATGTTGTTTACTACTTGTTTATGTCAATTATTGGCTGGGTATACTCTTAATTCGTGCTTGCAGGTGAGTTCAAGGGGTTAAGGTACCCCATGGCAGAACTGGTGAGTTCTGCGTTTTTCTGCATCTGCTATGGTCCGCTGAGTGGGCTAAGGCCGCTGAGCGGATACTGAACATTTTTTCAGAAATTCGCGattccgctgagcggacccaggGCGCTAAGCGGAGGATGCTGTTTGTAGAAAATAATtatcgcgagtccgctaagcgaCGCGAGGCCGCTAAGCAGAGGAACAATTGAGGTTCACCACTGGAAAGCCCGCTTACAGcccgctaagcggccagtgctgaacataattttatttttctttccccTGGGAGAAGTTTTGGTTCCTAATTGTAACCAAGCTTCTCCTTAACCATTAGTACACATATGTACATTTAATATGTGGTATTTTATGACCTGCATTACCATTATTTCCGTTCGGCTACTTATGTTGAGTGTTACACATAAGGCTAGATATGTTTATTCAATAATTTTGTCTATTCATTtggaattaaatatgaataaaatgaTGAGACGATGACACAATATGTATGTGGTGTCTgatgtttcggttaaacattcggattgaTTTGCCTTGGGTGACtttacgcttgttatgcgtgtgtatgcATGAATCGAAGCGGGCCAGGGGCTAGGTTACTCTATGActcgggctttgtgatcaatgagTCGTCCCGGGCTTTAtgatcaatgggacagccccgatcatgtgatcttgggctcacacctgagctaccgttgcagtgtgcttgtgagggtcgcgtggcattttactcacttggtgttaacacacttgcgtgctcggtatggtggggttatgtgacCACGTAGGCTCATACataatcggtaactcacctctagtgaagtcaagtagactaagcaCTAGGCTTCCGCCCGGTGGGCTCATGCGTCTAGACGGCGGTTCGGTACTTGGTGTTAACACATGTGCGTAAAGGTGGTtaccgggacaatgacgccatttcggctaatgtcatctcgcggggaaaataggcttgtgcgaacccgcttaactactcttgcagtgtgcttgtacgagtctcttgacaataggcatgggtgtaactcattgagggtgtgtttttataacctagtcgaggcattaacgcgcttctggattccccgtacatgggtatgggtttgcatacgtgtttgttgtactatttgcgTACCTGTGAtgtgatgactcctatggtggacgattcatgtgtttgctccgtgcttgtaccggatgtgaggataaaccccggatcaatggtggatttggttttgatgcatgtaccctttagatccgagtggactaataggataggtggactcactgagatttagtaatctcatcccattccaattctatctttttcaggtggttcgaggcaagatcgtgGCAAAGGCAAGGCGGATTAGTCCTTTGACGTGTTGCTAGACATTATCTTTTGTTTGCATTTCGTGCTTTTGTAGTACCTTGTTGGATATTGTACTATTTTTGATGTATTgtcattttggccatgatacattcggcttttgtacTTCGTGCTTATGATGTATCTATTATCTTTCCGCTGCGACATTATGTAATCGTTGTCTTTATGaaaccatatttaatactttatacatattattctagacaaatatgtgtggggtgttacagttggtatcagagcaggtcgattctcggctttgctaaagacacatcataatgcagtacaattctgcctcatatgtgcaTAGCCGGCATGACTCCGTGTGTTTTACttatggcattgagcctgatcaacttgattccgtGTGTAGGACAAACAGGGAAatggctgagcaacgcagaggtcccggaaggcccagaactAGGAATGTGGAGCCCGAACAAGCAGCTGGGAATGCAGGCGTACCTTGGCAACAGATAGTGCAACCGATGCAGCAGCAGAATCAGATGATGATGCAGGTTATGCAAGGACAACAACCTCCTGCTCCAGTTCTCGTTCCACAAGCTCCAACAGGGCCAGATTTTCGTGCTTTCTTCAGAATGGTCCTCCAGAGTTTGCAGGTGGCCTAGACCCGGTGGTGGCTCATGATTGGTTGGCTAGTATGGAAAGAATATTCCAGGCAATCCAGTGTAATGAAGAAGATAAAGTGATCTTTGCTACGCAAAAGATGAAAGGACCAACCCTTAGGTGGTGGAATACCGCTTCTACCTATTTCACTACCCAGGAGATTCCTAAGGATTGGCATCATTTCAAGGCGGCATTTTTGGAGAAGTATTTTCCTAACAGTGTTCGGACCCAGAGAGAAAGAGAGTTCCAGAACTTTAAGCAAGGCAACTTGTCTGTTTCTGagtatgctgagaagtttgaagaCATGGCTGATTACTCACGACAGGCTGTTTATGCTCCTGATGAGTTATGGAAGATTGATCAATTCTtgatgggtttgagggccgacattgctcacagtgtgtcccagagggagttcactacttatgtGGAATGTTTGAGACAATGCTATGTTGCGGAGAATAGTTTGAAGAGGGTTCAAGAGGAGAGGAACCAGAACAAAACTAATTTCAGAGAGCAAGGAAGATCGGGCCAGCACCTAAAGCCCCGTAATCCTCCTCCAAAGATGAAGCAGGGCCATGGTGACCGGTCTCCTCGACCTCCCTTTTGTGATAAGTGTAAGAGGAAGCATACCGGAGACTGCAGATTCGCCCCAGTTACTTGTTATGAGTGTGGCGAGCAAGGCCACATATCTCCGCATTGTCCTAAGAAGAAAGCTCAAGAGAAGATGGCGGGACGTGTTTACACCTTATATGCAAGGAAGGCCAAAGGGAACAACAATCTCATTGCGGATACGTGTTATGTAAACAACCAacctttatgtgttttagttgattgtggagctaCTCGTTCCTTTGTCTCCACCGAATGTGTTTGTcgacttggtttggaagttaCTCCATTACCCTACCCTATGGTCATTTCTTCGGCGACAGATGATACGATGGAAGCTCGACTGATTTGTAAAGATTGTTCAGTatcttttaatggtcgtgattttccaattgatttaatttgtttaCCTCTCAAGAGACTTGACGTCATTCTTGGAATGGATTGGTTATCTCTTAATTCGGTGTATATTGGTTGCAAAgagaaggccatattcattcctgctgAAGAGACTTCTTCCGATTATGCGATTACCAGGTTGATAGAACGTACGATCAGCTCGGTCAATTATCTCTTTTCCCATGAAAGAtcttttcttttagttctttccaaGGAACCTTCTGTAAGAATGGTATTGTCAGAGATTCCAGTGGTGTGCGAATTTCCTGATGTgtttcctgaggatatcacttctcttcctccggaaagggaagcggaattctcaattgatcttgttcctggtactgccccagtttccatcactccatataggatgtctcctattgaactcagagaactgaAGAACCAGATCTATCCTATGACCCACAACCTTACGGTATTTTGGAGCATGCTAGCAAGACTCTAAGGAACAAAGAGATACCTCTCGTAAAAGTGTTGTGGGACGAGAcgcgtcctgaggaagctacGTGGGAGCTTGAGTCAGAGATGCGGGAATCATACCCTCATttgttctggtaagttttcgaattcgaggatgaattctaattaaggggggagaatgtaatatcctatTTAATTCTTTTTAGAATAAATGGTAATGACATTGGTTGAGATAGAACTAAATGGAAAAGTGGACATTATGACTTAGTTAAAGGGCAATTGCGACATTTCCCTCACCATAAGTTCTAAGGCTTGTTTGGTCTCTCACTTGTTCCAAAACAGATTCTTGGAGAGGGAGAGAAAGTGAGAAGCGTGAAAAGAGAAAGGAGAAGGAAGGGGCCAACAAAATCAACCATTGCATGCACCTTGATCAAGCTTAATCCACCTTTGATTCTTGATTTTCGCAGTCCTCCTTCAACCTaaggtgagtcctttagatagaaaATGGGATTTTATACATTTGGGAACTTTTGGGGTTTAAGGGTTTGAGAGATTATGCATAAACCCTTGCTAATAACCTGTTTCTGATGTTGTTTACTACTTGTTTATGTCAATTATTGGCTGGGTATACTCTTAATTCGTGCTTGCAGGTGAGTTCAAGGGGTTAAGGTACCCCATGGCAGAACTGGCGAGTTTTGCGTTTTTCTACATCTGCTATGGTCCGCTGAGTGGGCTAAGGCCGCTGAGCGGATACTGAacatttttccagaaattcgcgattccgctgagcggacccaggccgctaagcggaggatgctgtttgtagaaaataattatcgcgagtccgctaagcgacgtgaggccgctaagcggaggaacAGTTGAGGTTCACCACTGGAAAGCCCGCTTACAGcccgctaagcggccagtgctgaACATAATTATATTTGTCTTTCCCCTGGGAGCAGCTTTGGTTCCTAATTGTAACCAAGCTTCTCCTTAACCATTAGTACACATATGTACATTTAATATGTGGTATTTTATGACCCGCATTACCATTATTTCCGTTCGGCTACTTATGTTGAGTGTTACACATAATTCTAGATATGTTTATTCAATAATTTTGTCTATTCATTTAggattaaatatgaataaaatgaTGAGACGATGACATAATATGTGTGTGGTGTCCgatgtttcggttaaacattcagATTGATTTTCCTTGGGTGACtttacgcttgttatgcgtgtgtatgcATGAGTCGAAGCGGGCCAGGGGCTAGGTTACTCTATGActcgggctttgtgatcaatgagtcgtcccgggctttgtgatcaatgggacagccccgatcatgtgatcttgggctcacacctgagctaccgttgcagtgtgcttgtgagggttgcgtggcattttactcacttggtgttaacacacttgcgtgctcggtatggtggggttatatGGCCACGTAGGCTCATACataatcggtaactcacctctagtgaagtcaagtagactaagcactaggcttccgcccggtgggctcatgcgtcaagacggcggttcggtacttggtgttaacacatgtgcgtaaaggtggttaccgggacaatgacgccatttcagctaatgtcatctcgcggccaaataggcttgtgcgaatccgcttaactactcttgcagtgtgcttgtacgagtctcttgacaataggcatgggtgtaactcattgagggtgtgtttttataa
This genomic interval carries:
- the LOC131626636 gene encoding uncharacterized protein LOC131626636; translation: MAEQRRGPGRPRTRNVEPEQAAGNAGVPWQQIVQPMQQQNQMMMQVMQGQQPPAPVLVPQAPTGPDFRAFFRMVLQSLQAIQCNEEDKVIFATQKMKGPTLRWWNTASTYFTTQEIPKDWHHFKAAFLEKYFPNSVRTQREREFQNFKQGNLSVSEYAEKFEDMADYSRQAREFTTYVECLRQCYVAENSLKRVQEERNQNKTNFREQGRSGQHLKPRNPPPKMKQGHGDRSPRPPFCDKCKRKHTGDCRFAPVTCYECGEQGHISPHCPKKKAQEKMAGRVYTLYARKAKGNNNLIADTCYVNNQPLCVLVDCGATRSFVSTECVCRLGLEVTPLPYPMVISSATDDTMEARLICKDCSVSFNGRDFPIDLICLPLKRLDVILGMDWLSLNSVYIGCKEKAIFIPAEETSSDYAITRLIERTISSVNYLFSHERSFLLVLSKEPSVRMRTEEPDLSYDPQPYGILEHASKTLRNKEIPLVKVLWDETRPEEATWELESEMRESYPHLFW